AGAAGCGCCCCGGAAAAATGGCACTGTGGATTTAGAAAAACTTGAAGAGCTTATTGACGATAAAACCGCTGCGGTTTTGGTACAACAGCCAAACTTCTTTGGCCAATTAGAACCAGTGGAGGAAATAAGTCGTTTAATCCATGCTAAAAAAGGCCTGCTGGTAGCAGCAGTAGACCCCATTTCCCTGGGGATTTTAAAACCGCCGGCGGAATACGGGGCAGACATTGCGGTGGGTGATGGGCAGGCTTTAGGTAATGGTCTTGCCTTTGGGGGGCCGCACCTTGGCTTTTTTGCCGCCCGGAAGGATTTAGCCCGCCGGATGCCTGGACGGTTGGTAGGTTTAACTACTGATCGCCAGGGCAACCGTGGCTTTGTTTTAACGCTGCAGGCCAGAGAACAGCACATCCGCCGGGAAAAGGCAACTTCCAATATTTGCAGTAACCAGGCGTTAAATGCTTTGGCAGCGACCGTTTATCTGGCAACGGTGGGAAAAAAGGGGTTAAAAGAAATTGCCCTGCAAAGCTTACAAAAAGCCCATTATGCTTTTGAACGTTTAATTGGCGAAGGCTATGAACCTTTATTTACCGGGCCATTCTTTAAAGAGTTTGTGGTAAAAGTTAAAAATGAAGAGGAAATTACCCAAAAACTTTTAAAACACCATATTTTGGCGGGGCCGGGTATAAGCCGTTTTTACCCGGAATTAGCACCAGCTTTAATGATTGCGGTTACTGAAAAACGCACCCGGGAAGAAATCGATACATTGGTAGAAGTAATGGGAGGTGACCGGTAATGGGAAGCTATCCTTTGATTTTTGAATTGTCGAAAGAAGGAAGAACCGGTTTTGAGCTTCCAGAGTTAGATGTTCCAGCAAAAGATGTTACCAAACTTTTACCGGAAGGAATGTTTAGAGAGACCGAACCGGACCTCCCGGAAGTTGCGGAAGTGGATGTTGTCCGTCATTATGTGGGCTTATCCCGGCGGAATTTTGGCGTGGATAACGGTTTTTACCCCCTGGGAAGCTGTACCATGAAGTATAACCCCAAGATAAATGAAGATACTTCAAGGCTTGCCGGCTTTGCGGAACTTCATCCCTATGTTCCGGAAGAGTTGGCCCAGGGAGCTTTAGAGTTATTATATGATACCGAACAATACTTAAAAGAAATCACTGGTATGGATCGGTTTACCTTGCAGCCGGCAGCCGGCGCCCATGGGGAATTTACCGGGATTATGATTATAAAAGCTTACCTGGCGAAAAGAGGGGAAAAACGGACAAAAGTAATAGTTCCGGACTCAGCCCACGGTACTAACCCGGCAACGGCTGCCATGTGCGGCTTTGATGTGATTTCTATTAAATCCAATGACCGGGGGTTGGTGGATCCCGAAGAGCTGGCGAAAGTTTTGGATAAAGACGTTGCCGCTTTAATGCTCACTAACCCTAATACTTTAGGGTTGTTTGAAGAAGAAATTGTCAAAATTGCTAAAATGGTGCATGATGTAGGAGGCCTCTTGTATTACGATGGCGCAAACTTAAACGCTATCTTGGGGGTTACCCGGCCCGGAGACATGGGTTTTGACGTAATGCACATTAACCTCCATAAAACTTTCTCCACTCCGCACGGCGGCGGTGGGCCTGGATCCGGACCGGTAGGGGTAAAAGCCCATTTAGCGGAGTTTTTGCCGGTTCCGGTGGTGGAGAAAGAAGGGGATAGGTACTACTTTAATTACAACCTGCCCAATTCTATTGGCAAAGTAAGAACCTTCTACGGCAATTTCCTGGTAGTGGTTAAAGCTTATACTTACTTAAAAGCTTTAGGTGGCGAAGGCCTTGTCGATGTCAGCCAAAAAGCTGTTTTAAACGCCAACTATTTAAGAGAAAAGCTTAAAAAATATTTTTATCTGCCCTATGACCGGCTCTGCAAGCACGAGTTTGTCCTGTCCGGTAAGTGGCAAAAGGAAAAAGGGGTTCGTACCTTGGACATCGCCAAACGGCTTTTAGACTATGGTGTTCATCCACCAACTATTTACTTCCCGCTTATTGTGGACGAAGCGCTGATGATTGAGCCTACAGAAACGGAATCCAAGGAAACTTTAGACCGG
The Carboxydothermus pertinax genome window above contains:
- the gcvPA gene encoding aminomethyl-transferring glycine dehydrogenase subunit GcvPA encodes the protein MKYTPHTPDEVREMLSSLGLNTIDDLFADIPEEVKLKRPLNLPSGMSELEVKKHLAKLASQNGSADKYLTFLGAGVYDHYVPSVVNHILLRSEFYTAYTPYQAEMSQGVLQSIFEYQTMICELTGLDITNASMYDGGSALAEAALMAVNQTRRDKILVLATIHPEYRSVVKTYTWGPGITVVEAPRKNGTVDLEKLEELIDDKTAAVLVQQPNFFGQLEPVEEISRLIHAKKGLLVAAVDPISLGILKPPAEYGADIAVGDGQALGNGLAFGGPHLGFFAARKDLARRMPGRLVGLTTDRQGNRGFVLTLQAREQHIRREKATSNICSNQALNALAATVYLATVGKKGLKEIALQSLQKAHYAFERLIGEGYEPLFTGPFFKEFVVKVKNEEEITQKLLKHHILAGPGISRFYPELAPALMIAVTEKRTREEIDTLVEVMGGDR
- the gcvPB gene encoding aminomethyl-transferring glycine dehydrogenase subunit GcvPB, which encodes MGSYPLIFELSKEGRTGFELPELDVPAKDVTKLLPEGMFRETEPDLPEVAEVDVVRHYVGLSRRNFGVDNGFYPLGSCTMKYNPKINEDTSRLAGFAELHPYVPEELAQGALELLYDTEQYLKEITGMDRFTLQPAAGAHGEFTGIMIIKAYLAKRGEKRTKVIVPDSAHGTNPATAAMCGFDVISIKSNDRGLVDPEELAKVLDKDVAALMLTNPNTLGLFEEEIVKIAKMVHDVGGLLYYDGANLNAILGVTRPGDMGFDVMHINLHKTFSTPHGGGGPGSGPVGVKAHLAEFLPVPVVEKEGDRYYFNYNLPNSIGKVRTFYGNFLVVVKAYTYLKALGGEGLVDVSQKAVLNANYLREKLKKYFYLPYDRLCKHEFVLSGKWQKEKGVRTLDIAKRLLDYGVHPPTIYFPLIVDEALMIEPTETESKETLDRFIEVMVAISREVEENPELLHEAPHVTPVGRLDEVGAARNPILRWSKDWQK